In Candidatus Sysuiplasma jiujiangense, the genomic stretch CGGAGAGGACATGTCTTTTTGATCGAAAAATGTACCGGTCACTGACTTTGTTCTGCAACTGGCGGTTTCAAATATAAGATCCTCAAATCTTTATGACCCGTTGTGGCAGCAGACGGAGGAGATGAGAACACCTGTCGTCTGACAACTGTCAGCTGATTCAAAACACTTAAGTAACCATTAGAGAATGTCAAATACGGGATGCACTTGCAACATTCATTAGCGCTATTGCCCGCTCGTTTAATTTTTGACTCGCCCGATAAAGCGCGGGAGGAGGGTGGTAAATGATCCCTGATTCCGAGCTCTTCTTTCAGTTTGGAATCATAATGCTGCTCGCATTTATCGGCGCGGGAATAGCCTCGAGGCTGGGACAGTCGGTAATACTCGGATACATAGCTGTCGGAGCGCTCATAGGACCATTCATCAGATTCACTCTGTTTGGCCACACTTATACGGGGCTCATACAGAACACGGAGCTGCTGAGTTACTTCGCAAAGATGGGTCTTGTTCTTCTGCTGTTCTTCGTCGGGCTCGAATTTTCCATAAGCAAACTTAAGAAAACAAAAACCGCCGCCACGATACTTGCCGTATTTAATCTTGCCGTGGATATGTTCTTTGGAGTTGTCATAGGCACATATATGCGCTGGCCGTTAGAGGACGTATTCTTTCTCGCAGCGATTGTCGCCACCGGCTCGTCTGCAGTCGCGGCAAAGGGCATAATGGAGATTGGAAAGCTTTCGGCCCCTGAAACAGAATTCATAATAGGCATGAGCGTCGTCGAGGATTTCATTGCAATGCTTCTGCTGACCATTGCGGGCGGTTTAATGACCAGGACTTCAGGAGGTCCTTCAAGCATCTGGCAACTGATGTCTTTCGTGGGCTTATTTTACCTCTTCTTCGTCATACTGGCGGTGATAGTCGTGCCACGTGTCCTCAGGCACATAGAGGTCATAAAGAACGACGAAATGTTCATACTGTTTGCACTGGGGATAGTGTTCATATCCGTAGCACTTGCCGATGCGCTTTATGTGGAATCACTGATTGGGGCATTTTTCATCGGAATGGTATTCGCCGAAACATCCATGACAGAAAGACTTAAGGAAAAGCTCATGTCAATGAGAGATGCATTTGTTGCGATATTCTTCATTTACTTCGGGATGCTGATAGATCCGGCTATCCTTATGCAGGTTGTTCCGCTGCTTCTTCTTGCCGTACCGATGATGCTTATGAGTGACATAATACTCACTTCCTGCATCGCAATGCTGATCGGTTTTCCGTCAAAACATGCGTTTTTCGTCGGGGCATCCTCCGCATTCAGAGGTGCAGAATCACTGCTCTTCGCAAGCGTGGGAGGAAGCGCCATGGGCGTAAAGTATTCAAGACAGCTGTATGCAATTGCCGGTCCCTTTTCTCTGATCATGGATTTAATTGCGCTACCGGTATTGAAGAAATCTTCACGCCTGACTTCCAGGCTGGCCGCAATTGTGCCTGAATATATGCGATTCACCTCATCTCTGATCTCCAGAACATTTTCCAAACTCGTCATGCCGCAGTCTCTTCAGATTTATGGCAATGCAAAGAGGACCACGCTTCCTCTGTGGTCTTTCATAATCTCATCAGCCATTGCCATATTTTTTTCTTATCCGCTGCGTCTCATCCCCATGGCGGTCGCAGGGCTATCGGCCTTTCTCTCGGTATCCATACTCAAAAAAGATTTGCATTCATCCATCAACCTCATCAATTACGCAAACATTGGAGTAACTGGTGGCAGTTCA encodes the following:
- a CDS encoding cation:proton antiporter, giving the protein MIPDSELFFQFGIIMLLAFIGAGIASRLGQSVILGYIAVGALIGPFIRFTLFGHTYTGLIQNTELLSYFAKMGLVLLLFFVGLEFSISKLKKTKTAATILAVFNLAVDMFFGVVIGTYMRWPLEDVFFLAAIVATGSSAVAAKGIMEIGKLSAPETEFIIGMSVVEDFIAMLLLTIAGGLMTRTSGGPSSIWQLMSFVGLFYLFFVILAVIVVPRVLRHIEVIKNDEMFILFALGIVFISVALADALYVESLIGAFFIGMVFAETSMTERLKEKLMSMRDAFVAIFFIYFGMLIDPAILMQVVPLLLLAVPMMLMSDIILTSCIAMLIGFPSKHAFFVGASSAFRGAESLLFASVGGSAMGVKYSRQLYAIAGPFSLIMDLIALPVLKKSSRLTSRLAAIVPEYMRFTSSLISRTFSKLVMPQSLQIYGNAKRTTLPLWSFIISSAIAIFFSYPLRLIPMAVAGLSAFLSVSILKKDLHSSINLINYANIGVTGGSSSEILSLIMKLVSGLLISVISVIGVAAFYIPLGLIPISLYVLYMMKTMNTSYKKLIPKMRMPYPNRATFSGSVADIRRDNSFVKYPAGNSSTVTRAGKLPGANYAFLKLKKGAKEAKNGFEDGIYPPGLK